The following proteins are co-located in the Peromyscus maniculatus bairdii isolate BWxNUB_F1_BW_parent chromosome 23, HU_Pman_BW_mat_3.1, whole genome shotgun sequence genome:
- the LOC121825477 gene encoding 2'-5'-oligoadenylate synthase 1A-like isoform X2, translated as MAQKLSSTPARELDKFIEDNLLPDTRFCDEVRAAMDIMCKFLKEKCFRDASHDVSISKVVKGGSLGKGNNLNGRSDAELVVFVNNLSSFEDHLKRWAEFIQEIKKQLRKLQRENTIQLEFIIKSEQWPNSLAHNFRLRSPDLDQEMECDVLLACDVLGDVSTKKKPDAQIYIDLISKCKSLGLEGEFSTCFTELQHNFLKDRPDKLMNLIRLVKHWYQLCEEKLGKPLPPQYALELLTVYAWERGSGAPDFNTAQGFRTVLELVTKYRQLRIYWTVYYDFEDQYISKYLHRQLRRARPVILDPADPTRNVAGGHSVGWWLLADEAATWLKYSCFSNCDKSIVCSWNVQVKVRVPNHQVKIRVPYHQVDENWTCVLL; from the exons ATGGCACAGAAACTCAGCAGCACCCCTGCCAGGGAGCTGGACAAGTTCATAGAGGACAACCTCCTTCCCGACACCAGATTCTGTGATGAGGTCAGAGCAGCCATGGACATCATGTGTAAATTCCTGAAGGAGAAATGCTTCAGAGACGCCAGCCACGATGTGAGCATCTCCAAGGTGGTGAAG GGCGGCTCCTTGGGCAAAGGCAACAATCTCAATGGCAGGTCGGATGCTGAGCTGGTCGTCTTTGTTAACAATCTCAGCAGTTTTGAGGATCACTTAAAGAGATGGGCAGAATTCATCCAGGAAATTAAGAAACAGTTGCGCAAGTTACAGCGTGAGAATACAATTCAACTGGAGTTTATCATTAAGAGTGAACAATGGCCCAACTCCCTGGCACACAACTTCAGGCTGAGGTCCCCTGACCTGGATCAGGAGATGGAGTGTGATGTTCTGCTCGCTTGTGATGTGCTGG GTGATGTCAGTACCAAAAAGAAACCTGACGCCCAAATCTACATTGATCTCATCAGCAAGTGCAaatccctggggctggagggcGAGTTCTCCACCTGCTTCACAGAGCTCCAGCACAACTTCCTGAAGGATCGTCCAGACAAGCTAATGAATCTCATCCGCCTGGTCAAGCACTGGTACCAGCTG TGTGAGGAGAAGCTGGGGAAGCCGCTGCCCCCCCAGTATGCCCTGGAGCTGCTCACAGTCTATGCCTGGGAACGTGGGAGTGGAGCCCCTGATTTCAACACAGCCCAGGGCTTCCGGACAGTTTTGGAACTGGTCACCAAGTACAGGCAGCTTCGAATCTACTGGACAGTGTATTATGACTTTGAAGACCAATACATCTCCAAATACCTGCACAGACAGCTCAGAAGAGCCAG GCCTGTGATCCTGGACCCTGCTGACCCAACAAGAAATGTGGCTGGTGGACACTCAGTGggctggtggctgctggcagaTGAGGCTGCAACCTGGCTGAAGTATTCATGTTTTAGTAATTGTGATAAGTCCATAGTGTGCTCCTGGAATGTGCAG GTGAAGGTTAGAGTGCCTAATCATCAG GTGAAGATTAGAGTGCCATATCATCAG GTGGACGAGAACTGGACTTGTGTCCTCCTGTGA
- the LOC121825477 gene encoding 2'-5'-oligoadenylate synthase 1A-like isoform X1, with translation MAQKLSSTPARELDKFIEDNLLPDTRFCDEVRAAMDIMCKFLKEKCFRDASHDVSISKVVKGGSLGKGNNLNGRSDAELVVFVNNLSSFEDHLKRWAEFIQEIKKQLRKLQRENTIQLEFIIKSEQWPNSLAHNFRLRSPDLDQEMECDVLLACDVLGDVSTKKKPDAQIYIDLISKCKSLGLEGEFSTCFTELQHNFLKDRPDKLMNLIRLVKHWYQLCEEKLGKPLPPQYALELLTVYAWERGSGAPDFNTAQGFRTVLELVTKYRQLRIYWTVYYDFEDQYISKYLHRQLRRARPVILDPADPTRNVAGGHSVGWWLLADEAATWLKYSCFSNCDKSIVCSWNVQAKVREPYQQVKVRVPNHQVKIRVPYHQVDENWTCVLL, from the exons ATGGCACAGAAACTCAGCAGCACCCCTGCCAGGGAGCTGGACAAGTTCATAGAGGACAACCTCCTTCCCGACACCAGATTCTGTGATGAGGTCAGAGCAGCCATGGACATCATGTGTAAATTCCTGAAGGAGAAATGCTTCAGAGACGCCAGCCACGATGTGAGCATCTCCAAGGTGGTGAAG GGCGGCTCCTTGGGCAAAGGCAACAATCTCAATGGCAGGTCGGATGCTGAGCTGGTCGTCTTTGTTAACAATCTCAGCAGTTTTGAGGATCACTTAAAGAGATGGGCAGAATTCATCCAGGAAATTAAGAAACAGTTGCGCAAGTTACAGCGTGAGAATACAATTCAACTGGAGTTTATCATTAAGAGTGAACAATGGCCCAACTCCCTGGCACACAACTTCAGGCTGAGGTCCCCTGACCTGGATCAGGAGATGGAGTGTGATGTTCTGCTCGCTTGTGATGTGCTGG GTGATGTCAGTACCAAAAAGAAACCTGACGCCCAAATCTACATTGATCTCATCAGCAAGTGCAaatccctggggctggagggcGAGTTCTCCACCTGCTTCACAGAGCTCCAGCACAACTTCCTGAAGGATCGTCCAGACAAGCTAATGAATCTCATCCGCCTGGTCAAGCACTGGTACCAGCTG TGTGAGGAGAAGCTGGGGAAGCCGCTGCCCCCCCAGTATGCCCTGGAGCTGCTCACAGTCTATGCCTGGGAACGTGGGAGTGGAGCCCCTGATTTCAACACAGCCCAGGGCTTCCGGACAGTTTTGGAACTGGTCACCAAGTACAGGCAGCTTCGAATCTACTGGACAGTGTATTATGACTTTGAAGACCAATACATCTCCAAATACCTGCACAGACAGCTCAGAAGAGCCAG GCCTGTGATCCTGGACCCTGCTGACCCAACAAGAAATGTGGCTGGTGGACACTCAGTGggctggtggctgctggcagaTGAGGCTGCAACCTGGCTGAAGTATTCATGTTTTAGTAATTGTGATAAGTCCATAGTGTGCTCCTGGAATGTGCAG GCGAAGGTTAGAGAGCCATATCAACag GTGAAGGTTAGAGTGCCTAATCATCAG GTGAAGATTAGAGTGCCATATCATCAG GTGGACGAGAACTGGACTTGTGTCCTCCTGTGA